The Candidatus Syntrophosphaera sp. region GTGGGTGATGCCGTTGGTGATGGAAGTGAAGGTCATCTGGCCGCTGTTGTTCATCACCTTGACCGGCATGATGCTGCAGCCGCCGGCCACTCCGGCCACCCCGATCCCGTTGTTGGCCTCTCCGGCAGCAACTCCGGCGCACTGGGTGCCGTGGCCGTTGCTGTCCATGGGATTGTCGTCATTCGACCCGTAATCGTAGCCGGGGACGCAGTTGTCGTTGAGGTCGGGATGGTTGTAGTTGACTCCGGTGTCGATGATGGCGATGACGATATCCGGCGAGCCGAAGACCTGCTGCTGGTCCCAGGCCTCGGGCGCGTTGCTGTCAAAGCCCGCTCCGCCGCCGCCGGGGCCCTGGCCTGTGTTGTTGTGGCCCCAGTTCTGGGCGTAGTAGCTGTCATTGGGGGTAAACTGGGTGTAGGCGAAAT contains the following coding sequences:
- a CDS encoding S8 family serine peptidase, with the protein product MKRISLILLVICALALAWADAARENQNTPRPAYAADLIKIKLSPEAILRADLPTGLYAEAARFGLEELDRLMLETGATAVIRAHRRLNDKAWEAAHGFDRWFLVRLNGKMAAEQALAEFKASPFVEDSSFEHFAYTQFTPNDSYYAQNWGHNNTGQGPGGGGAGFDSNAPEAWDQQQVFGSPDIVIAIIDTGVNYNHPDLNDNCVPGYDYGSNDDNPMDSNGHGTQCAGVAAGEANNGIGVAGVAGGCSIMPVKVMNNSGQMTFTSITNGITH